In Flavobacterium piscisymbiosum, the sequence CCAATATGATCTGAAGCTTGGTGAGCAAAAACCAAAGCTTCTAATAATGAGTTAGATGCCAGTCTGTTTTTTCCATGCAAACCCGTTCTGGAACATTCTCCTATAGCATATAAATTCTTTATATTGGTCTGCGATTTTTTATTGACACTAATACCGCCACACTGGTAATGAGCAACGGGAACAATAGGAATTAAATCTCTTTCAGGATGCAATCCTATAGTTTTGCAATAATCTGTAATAGAGGGAAAATGACGATAAAATTCAGCAAAATCCAGATGTCTGCAATCTAAATATACATACTGCTTTCCGGACGTTTCTATTTCTTTACTGATGGCTTGTGAGACAATATCTCTTGTTGCCAATTCCCCACGGATATCATCTTTAAAAATAAAACGCTTTTGATTTTCATTAACAATATGCGCCCCAAAACCTCTTACGGCTTCTGAGATTAAAAAAAACGGATTTTTATCCTCTTCATACAATGCCGTTGGATGAAACTGTATGTATTGCATATCTTTTATCACTGCTCCGGCACGGGAAGCGATTGCAATTCCGTCACCGGTTGCAATCTCGGGATTGGTTGTATTCTTAAAAATCTGACCGCATCCTCCTGTACTTAAAACAACCGTTTTAGTACGTATGTATTTTACTTTTTTATTGATTTTGTCACAATAAAAAGCACCTGTACAACGCATTTTTCCGTTACTTTTTTTAGTATCAACATCTATAACCAAATGATCTTCGAGTACTGTAATGTTAGACAATTGTTTTATAGTTTCAATTAGATTTTTCTCTATTTCTGCTCCAGATATGTCTTTATGATGCAAAATACGATGTTGAGAATGTCCGCCTTCGAGACCCAAATTCCATATTCCTGATTTATTTTTATCAAAAGAAACCCCAATATCAATCAGTTCTTTTAAGCGTTCAGGCGCCTGATGTATTACCATTTTTACAATTTCTTCATCACATAAACCTCCACCCGATTGTAATGTATCGGCAATGTGCTGCTCAAAACTATCCTTTATACAATCCGTAACCACAGCAATACCACCTTGAGCCAGTTGGGTATTAGAGTTTTTGACCTTGTCTTTGGTCATAATTGCAATAGATAAATCCGGTCTCTTTTTTGCGATTTTTATCGCAAAAAACAAACCTGCTATTCCGGAACCAATTATAAGTATATCTGTTTTTTTCATGTTGGATTGATTTAGATATTTATGACAAATTGAGCATTCTGTTGATAGGTTTTATGGCCTTTAATCGTAATTCTTCATTAATAGTAATTTCAGGGCTCTCATTTTTCAAACATAAATAGAGCTTTTCTAAAGTGTTAATTTTCATATAAGCACATTCGCTGCAGGCACAGGTATTATCTTCGTGTGAGGGCGCCGGAATAATCGTTTTTAGCGGGGCATCTTTTGAGAGCTGATGCAGGATTCCCGCTTCTGTTGCTACGATAAAAACAGAAGCCGTATCATTCTTGATAAAATTCAGCATTCCGGATGTTGACCCAATATAATGTGCCGTCTCGAGAATATGCCTCTCGGATTCAGGATGTGCTACAATTTTAGCCGTTGGATTGGCATTGTAAATTTCGATTAGCTTTTCTAATGAAAAAGCTTCGTGAACAATACACGATCCATCCCAAAGTAATAATTCACGGTTGATTTCCTTTTTTAGGTACATTCCCAGATTTCTATCAGGAGCAAAAATGATTTCCTGCTCTTTAGGAATGGCTTCTATAATTTTTTTTGCATTTGATGACGTACAAACCCAATCGCTTAAAGCTTTTATCTCTGCCGAAGAATTAATATAAGTGACTACAACATGATTGGGGTGAAGTTCTTTTAATTTTCTGAAATTATGGGGATCACATCCATCAGCAAGAGAACATCCTGCGTTGCTATCAGGCAAAAGCACTTTTTTATCGGGATTTATAATTTTTGCTGTTTCAGCCATAAAATATACTCCTGCAAAAACAATAATATCTGCATTGGCAGAAGCTGCTTTTTTTGATAACTCAAGACTATCATCTACAAAATCAGCGATATCTTGTATGTCTTTATCCTGATAATAATGAGCGAGAATAATTGCATTTTTTTCTTGTTTGAGTCGGTTTATTTCAGCAATGAAGAATAACTTATCCATACGGTTCTTTTTATCAGTATTCTTAAATCTTAGACTTTAGAATACGTGAATTATTTTGTTTTTTGAAGCCTGATTTACGTCGTAAAGATATTATGGCACTTAATTTTATTTTATGATTAAAATCATGAAACAGTAGTTTTTAATTCAAAATATTAAAGTATTAAATTACTCAGGTCCTGATTATTTGATCAATTTCTTATTTGATGAAGAGATAACGGTTATTCATACTAAATACGTAATCTTAAATATGCTGAAGAAGCATACACACTGATTATTTTTTACCGAAAGGAGCGCAATCCCGATAGCTATCGGGATTCGCAGAGTTCACTAAGTTTTTAAGTTGTGTTTGAACCATCTAAGTTCGCAAAGCTTTGTGTCCTCTGCGTTAGTTTTTTTTACTCTCCACAGGTTTCGAGAGTGACATCCAGAATAGTGTCAAGAAGAATAATTTTAAAATTAGGTTTTTAAATTATGCGCACAAAAAAAGCCTTGAATTTCTTCAAGGCTTTAAATTTCCGGGTGGCTGACCGGGTTCGAACCGGCGACCCGCGGCACCACAAACCGCTACTCTAACCAACTGAGCTACAACCACCATTTTTGTTTGCGGGTGCAAATATACAACAAAGGTTTACTTCTACAAAGAAAAAAAGGTTCAAAACCGAAGACATCCAGTAAGAAAATGTTTTTGATGAAATAAAATGATTTACAAACTAAACCATAATAACCAATGAATCAAGATCTAAACATTGTACTTTTTGTTTATAAAATAAATTCCAATAGATAAAAAAATTCCAATAGGTAAATTCCAAATTACAAAATAGTAGTTACCGTACTATTTACCATCTTTGAATTTGGTCCTGAAACTTGTATTAACACTGAATGTTGTGGAGAAACATTCAGTGTTGATACGTCAATCCTAAAACCTCTGAAGCAAAAAAATTATCGCAAAGATCGCTAATTTTTTATACTCTTAGCTTTTTATAAGAGGCATCCCGAAGCCTCGGGATGTATATTGATTTAACTTTGCGAACTCTGTGTTTATAAGAAATTCTTAGATAAAATCTTTGTTTCT encodes:
- the nadB gene encoding L-aspartate oxidase, producing MKKTDILIIGSGIAGLFFAIKIAKKRPDLSIAIMTKDKVKNSNTQLAQGGIAVVTDCIKDSFEQHIADTLQSGGGLCDEEIVKMVIHQAPERLKELIDIGVSFDKNKSGIWNLGLEGGHSQHRILHHKDISGAEIEKNLIETIKQLSNITVLEDHLVIDVDTKKSNGKMRCTGAFYCDKINKKVKYIRTKTVVLSTGGCGQIFKNTTNPEIATGDGIAIASRAGAVIKDMQYIQFHPTALYEEDKNPFFLISEAVRGFGAHIVNENQKRFIFKDDIRGELATRDIVSQAISKEIETSGKQYVYLDCRHLDFAEFYRHFPSITDYCKTIGLHPERDLIPIVPVAHYQCGGISVNKKSQTNIKNLYAIGECSRTGLHGKNRLASNSLLEALVFAHQASDHIGRTIDDLSFSSKKSLLKFDEPLMDRDSNYFVELKKELQTMMTFFFANKDSDFAPILNRIESMKMATVGLLFKKQKITTQLIEFTNMLTVAKIIVEQNKTEALKNVTSY
- the nadA gene encoding quinolinate synthase NadA — encoded protein: MDKLFFIAEINRLKQEKNAIILAHYYQDKDIQDIADFVDDSLELSKKAASANADIIVFAGVYFMAETAKIINPDKKVLLPDSNAGCSLADGCDPHNFRKLKELHPNHVVVTYINSSAEIKALSDWVCTSSNAKKIIEAIPKEQEIIFAPDRNLGMYLKKEINRELLLWDGSCIVHEAFSLEKLIEIYNANPTAKIVAHPESERHILETAHYIGSTSGMLNFIKNDTASVFIVATEAGILHQLSKDAPLKTIIPAPSHEDNTCACSECAYMKINTLEKLYLCLKNESPEITINEELRLKAIKPINRMLNLS